One window from the genome of Glycine soja cultivar W05 chromosome 12, ASM419377v2, whole genome shotgun sequence encodes:
- the LOC114378793 gene encoding uncharacterized protein LOC114378793, whose protein sequence is MSLYSKFLKDMLNQKSKYIHSDTIVVEGNCSAVIQHILPPKHKDPGSITIPCSIGAISVGKALTDLGAAINLMSLSMCRRIGELEIMPTRMTLQLADRSITGPYGVIEDVLVQVKHFIFPADFVVMDIEEDVEIPLILGRPFMLTTSCIMDMGKRKLEMGIEDQKINFDLFDEEKQLLDQNVCLQVKECAKHKNGTKHAFEDRKPFLKPEVKEKRELGG, encoded by the coding sequence ATGTcactctactctaaatttttgaaGGACATGCTAAACCAAAAGAGCAAGTATATACATAGTGACACCATTGTTGTGGAAGGAAACTGTAGTGCAGTGATTCAACACATCCTTCCACCTAAGCATAAGGATCCAGGCAGTATCACCATTCCTTGCTCTATCGGTGCAATTTCAGTTGGTAAGGCTCTTACTGATTTAGGAGCAGCCATTAATTTGATGTCGCTCTCCATGTGCCGGAGGATAGGAGAGCTGGAGATAATGCCAACACGAATGACCCTACAGTTAGCAGACCGATCCATCACCGGGCCATACGGAGTTATAGAGGATGTTTTGGTCCAAGTTAAGCACTTCATTTTTCCAGCTGATTTCGTTGTCATGGACATCGAAGAAGATGTTGAGATCCCCTTGATCCTGGGACGTCCGTTCATGTTAACTACAAGTTGCATCATGGACATGGGAAAGCGGAAGTTAGAGATGGGCATTGAAGATCAAAAGATCAATTTTGATctatttgatgaagaaaaacaattattGGACCAGAATGTTTGTTTACAGGTGAAGGAGTGCGCTAAGCACAAAAATGGCACTAAGCACGCCTTCGAGGatagaaagccctttttaaagcctgaagtgaaagaaaagagagagctTGGCGGATAG